A section of the Nakamurella deserti genome encodes:
- a CDS encoding amino acid ABC transporter ATP-binding protein: MTGTDFAQGGPVTHGATPIISLRGVRKSFGPLEVLKGIDLNVYPGEHVVLFGPSGSGKSTVLRSINLLETPSAGSLQVDGFEYGTPVPGESLPQGRPLQLRRTVGMVFQQFNLFPHLTALDNVALPLRSVQGLSRRDAQEKSALALDRVGLLPRAAHHPSQLSGGQQQRVAIARALALDPKVMLFDEPTSALDPELVGEVLRTMRLVAETGMTMVVVTHEIGFAREIGDLNVFMEDGRVVESGGRGFYDACESPRAREFIMAVR, from the coding sequence ATGACCGGCACCGACTTCGCCCAGGGCGGGCCGGTCACCCACGGCGCCACCCCGATCATCTCGCTGCGCGGTGTCCGCAAGTCGTTCGGCCCGCTCGAGGTGCTCAAGGGCATCGACCTGAACGTCTATCCGGGTGAGCACGTCGTGTTGTTCGGGCCCTCGGGTTCCGGCAAGTCCACCGTGCTGCGGAGCATCAACCTGCTCGAGACGCCGAGTGCCGGCTCGCTGCAGGTCGACGGTTTCGAGTACGGCACACCGGTTCCCGGCGAGAGCCTGCCGCAGGGGCGACCCCTGCAGCTCCGGCGCACCGTCGGCATGGTGTTCCAGCAGTTCAACCTGTTCCCGCACCTGACCGCTCTCGACAACGTCGCCCTGCCGCTGCGGTCCGTGCAGGGTCTGTCCCGCCGCGACGCCCAGGAGAAGTCGGCCCTCGCGCTGGACCGGGTCGGTCTGCTGCCGCGCGCCGCTCACCATCCGAGTCAGCTGTCCGGCGGCCAGCAGCAGCGGGTGGCCATCGCCCGCGCGCTCGCGCTGGACCCGAAGGTCATGTTGTTCGACGAACCGACCTCGGCCCTGGACCCGGAGCTCGTCGGCGAGGTCCTGCGCACCATGCGCCTCGTCGCCGAGACCGGCATGACCATGGTCGTGGTCACGCACGAGATCGGTTTCGCCCGTGAGATAGGGGATCTCAACGTGTTCATGGAGGACGGCCGGGTCGTCGAGAGCGGCGGCCGCGGCTTCTACGACGCCTGTGAGAGCCCGCGGGCCAGAGAATTCATCATGGCGGTGCGCTGA
- a CDS encoding aldehyde dehydrogenase family protein, translating to MTATVLPTSDALRTRALAALAGLGAVVPEGTGLRARTPITGTDLFDLAATTPADADAAIATAAAAFLEWRHTPAPVRGALVRRLGELLREHKAELADLITIEVGKIRSEAAGEVQEMIDICEFAVGLSRQLYGRTIASERPGHRLAETWHPLGVVGVVSAFNFPAAVWSWNTALALVCGDTVVWKPSELTPLTALGASALLARAIAEVGAPDGIHQLLLADRVVGGRLVDDPRVALISATGSTRMGREVGPRVAARFGRSLLELGGNNATVVAPSADLDLATAGIVFAAAGTAGQRCTSLRRLIVHEDIAEQLTERLVAAYRRLPIGDPFADATLVGPLISREALDRMQRALVTAVAEGGTVLVGGEAHDEGTHPDAAYVRPAIVKVRAHTATVRAETFAPILYLQTYRTLDQAIALNNDVPQGLSSSIFTRDQQEAEMFTGAGGSDCGITNVNIGTSGAEIGGAFGGEKETGGGRESGSDSWKAYMRQATNTVNYTSQLALAQNVSFLAAPDAG from the coding sequence ATGACCGCCACCGTCCTGCCCACCTCCGACGCGCTGCGCACCCGTGCCCTCGCGGCCCTCGCCGGACTCGGGGCGGTGGTGCCCGAGGGCACGGGCCTGCGGGCCCGGACGCCGATCACCGGAACGGACCTGTTCGACCTCGCGGCGACCACCCCGGCCGACGCGGACGCAGCCATCGCCACCGCAGCGGCCGCTTTCCTGGAATGGCGTCACACCCCGGCGCCGGTGCGCGGCGCCCTGGTACGCCGACTGGGCGAGCTGCTCCGCGAGCACAAGGCCGAGCTGGCGGACCTCATCACCATCGAGGTCGGCAAGATCCGCTCGGAGGCGGCGGGTGAGGTGCAGGAGATGATCGACATCTGCGAGTTCGCGGTGGGCCTGTCGCGCCAGCTGTACGGGCGCACCATCGCTTCGGAGCGCCCGGGGCATCGGCTGGCCGAGACCTGGCACCCGCTGGGTGTGGTCGGTGTCGTGTCGGCGTTCAACTTCCCGGCGGCGGTGTGGTCCTGGAACACGGCACTGGCCCTGGTCTGCGGCGACACCGTCGTGTGGAAGCCGTCCGAGCTCACCCCGCTCACCGCGCTGGGCGCCAGTGCGCTACTCGCCCGGGCCATCGCCGAGGTCGGTGCGCCTGACGGTATCCACCAGCTGTTGCTGGCCGATCGTGTCGTCGGTGGGCGGTTGGTCGACGATCCGCGGGTGGCGCTGATCAGCGCCACCGGGTCGACCCGGATGGGCCGGGAGGTCGGGCCTCGGGTGGCGGCGCGATTCGGCCGGAGCCTGCTCGAGCTGGGCGGCAACAACGCGACGGTGGTCGCCCCGTCCGCCGATCTGGATCTCGCGACCGCGGGCATCGTCTTCGCCGCGGCCGGCACCGCCGGCCAGCGCTGCACGAGCCTGCGGCGGCTCATCGTGCACGAGGACATCGCCGAGCAGCTGACCGAGCGCCTGGTCGCGGCGTACCGACGGCTGCCGATCGGCGACCCGTTCGCCGACGCGACGTTGGTCGGGCCGCTGATCTCGCGCGAGGCGCTCGACCGCATGCAGCGGGCGCTCGTCACCGCGGTGGCCGAGGGCGGCACGGTTCTGGTCGGCGGAGAGGCCCACGACGAAGGGACCCACCCCGACGCCGCCTACGTCAGGCCGGCCATCGTGAAGGTCCGCGCGCACACCGCGACGGTCCGCGCCGAGACCTTCGCACCGATCCTCTACCTGCAGACCTACCGCACTCTGGACCAGGCCATCGCCTTGAACAACGATGTACCGCAGGGGTTGTCATCGAGCATCTTCACCCGCGACCAGCAGGAGGCCGAGATGTTCACCGGTGCCGGCGGCTCGGACTGCGGGATCACCAACGTCAACATCGGGACGTCCGGTGCCGAGATCGGCGGCGCCTTCGGTGGCGAGAAGGAGACCGGGGGCGGACGCGAGTCCGGATCGGATTCCTGGAAGGCGTACATGCGGCAGGCCACCAACACCGTCAACTACACCTCACAGCTCGCCCTCGCTCAGAACGTCAGCTTCCTGGCTGCGCCTGACGCGGGGTGA
- a CDS encoding VOC family protein — protein MVTQWQLRSAFAQRLSDMYGREVPAYTTLVDVSREVNAAVIADLGPAAERLGSLRRVTAERHGAIRVGTPAEMAQVGRIFGAMGMYPVGFYDLREASESAVPVVSTAFRPVDADELARNPFRVFTSLLTPTDRRFFTADLQDQLDGFLADRELFGPELLSLADRAEADGELDDATAERFLALAVEAFELSPEPVDRAWYETLERVSAVAADIGGVASTHINHLTPRVLDIDALYRAMTARGIAMIDAIQGPPRWSGPDVLLRQTSFRALAEERPLREADGSVTTGALRVRFGEVEARGIALTESGRARYEELLEATDRRVADDPQAVAAEVARDVWEHGFPTSETVLAADGLAYFDFHAVPTTGTGGGTPPAGLAAQLEQGWVRAEPIVYEDFLPRSAAGIFQSNLTDAGTRDLDREGAAYDSAWMSGVLGREVLDPYQLYAARSDASLAAARSSLGLAPTAD, from the coding sequence GTGGTGACCCAGTGGCAGTTGAGATCCGCCTTCGCCCAGCGCCTCTCCGACATGTACGGCCGCGAGGTCCCCGCTTACACCACCCTCGTCGACGTCTCCCGCGAGGTGAACGCGGCGGTGATCGCCGATCTGGGACCGGCGGCCGAGCGACTCGGCTCGCTTCGACGGGTGACCGCGGAGCGGCACGGTGCGATCCGGGTGGGTACGCCGGCCGAGATGGCCCAGGTGGGCCGCATCTTCGGTGCCATGGGCATGTATCCGGTGGGCTTCTACGACCTCCGCGAAGCTTCCGAGAGTGCCGTTCCGGTGGTGTCCACCGCCTTTCGTCCGGTCGATGCCGACGAGTTGGCCCGCAACCCGTTCCGGGTCTTCACCTCGTTGCTCACCCCGACCGACCGGCGCTTCTTCACCGCCGACCTGCAGGACCAGCTGGACGGCTTCCTCGCCGATCGCGAGCTGTTCGGACCGGAACTGTTGTCACTGGCGGACCGGGCGGAGGCCGACGGTGAACTGGACGACGCGACGGCGGAGCGATTCCTGGCGCTGGCAGTCGAGGCGTTCGAACTGTCGCCGGAACCGGTCGACCGGGCCTGGTACGAGACCCTGGAACGGGTGTCGGCCGTCGCCGCCGACATCGGCGGGGTGGCCAGTACCCACATCAACCATCTCACCCCGCGGGTGCTGGACATCGACGCCCTCTACCGGGCGATGACCGCGCGCGGCATCGCGATGATCGACGCGATCCAGGGTCCGCCGCGGTGGTCCGGCCCTGACGTGCTACTGCGTCAGACGTCGTTCCGCGCCCTCGCCGAGGAACGGCCGCTGCGGGAGGCCGACGGCTCGGTGACCACCGGTGCGCTGCGGGTCCGGTTCGGCGAGGTCGAGGCGCGCGGCATCGCCCTCACCGAGTCCGGCCGGGCGCGGTACGAGGAGCTGCTGGAAGCGACCGACCGGCGCGTCGCCGACGATCCGCAGGCGGTCGCCGCCGAGGTCGCCCGCGACGTCTGGGAGCACGGCTTTCCGACGTCCGAGACGGTTCTCGCCGCCGATGGGCTCGCCTACTTCGACTTCCACGCGGTCCCGACGACCGGCACCGGCGGAGGCACTCCGCCGGCCGGTCTGGCCGCTCAGCTGGAGCAGGGCTGGGTGCGGGCGGAGCCGATCGTCTACGAGGACTTCCTGCCGCGGTCCGCCGCCGGCATCTTCCAGTCCAACCTCACCGATGCCGGCACGCGCGACCTCGACCGGGAGGGCGCCGCGTACGACAGCGCCTGGATGTCGGGTGTTCTGGGCCGCGAGGTGCTCGATCCGTACCAGCTCTACGCCGCGCGCAGCGACGCCTCCCTGGCCGCCGCGCGCTCCTCCCTGGGGCTGGCGCCGACCGCCGACTGA
- a CDS encoding LysR family transcriptional regulator, giving the protein MEWTSVQLRALAELPERGTVTEVARALGYTPGAVSQQLSALERSAGRQLLRRVGRRVELTDAGWVLARSARDLLDGHRGAMAEIEGLGDDVGGRVAIGLFATAAAEILPTVLARVRRCHPRIAVRSRDMEVDEVFDAVAAGSVDLALGLDYPDAPIPRDRSLVLSPLVSERFSLAVPRGHCRPGKAMGLSDTAALPWVLPAVSTHYGAAVRAACRRVGVEPDVQHEVTDTAASLALVEAGVGITTVTGLMLRLRTSDVEVVPLAERIERQIVLVSRKGAARPSVAAVTGILARLEVGPDGVAHVGAASVPGASRAAE; this is encoded by the coding sequence ATGGAATGGACGAGCGTTCAGCTCAGGGCGCTCGCGGAGCTCCCGGAGCGGGGCACCGTCACCGAGGTCGCCCGGGCGCTGGGTTACACCCCCGGCGCGGTGTCGCAGCAACTGTCGGCCCTCGAGCGCAGTGCCGGACGGCAGCTGCTGCGTCGCGTGGGACGCCGGGTCGAACTGACGGACGCGGGGTGGGTCCTGGCCCGGTCCGCCCGCGACCTGCTCGACGGCCACCGGGGTGCGATGGCCGAGATCGAGGGCCTGGGCGATGACGTCGGCGGCCGGGTGGCGATCGGGCTGTTCGCCACGGCCGCAGCCGAGATCCTGCCGACCGTGCTCGCCCGGGTGCGACGGTGCCATCCGCGGATCGCGGTGCGCAGCCGCGACATGGAGGTCGACGAGGTCTTCGACGCGGTCGCCGCGGGGTCCGTCGACCTGGCTCTGGGGCTCGACTACCCCGACGCACCCATCCCGCGGGACCGGTCACTGGTGCTGTCACCCCTGGTCAGTGAGCGGTTCTCGCTGGCTGTCCCGCGCGGGCACTGCCGGCCGGGGAAGGCGATGGGGCTGTCCGACACCGCCGCGCTGCCCTGGGTGCTACCGGCCGTGTCGACGCACTACGGCGCCGCGGTGCGCGCGGCCTGCCGCCGGGTGGGAGTCGAACCGGACGTCCAGCACGAGGTCACCGACACGGCGGCGTCGCTGGCACTGGTGGAGGCGGGCGTCGGCATCACCACGGTGACCGGCCTGATGTTGCGGCTACGGACGTCGGATGTGGAGGTCGTCCCGCTGGCAGAACGGATCGAGCGGCAGATCGTGCTCGTGTCCAGGAAGGGGGCGGCCCGCCCGTCGGTGGCGGCGGTCACCGGGATCCTGGCGAGGTTGGAAGTGGGACCCGACGGGGTGGCTCACGTCGGGGCGGCATCCGTGCCGGGGGCGAGCCGGGCCGCGGAGTGA
- a CDS encoding pyridoxal phosphate-dependent aminotransferase: MTVTMAGTVSPAAASVPGSGIREIVNLALSLPDVVRLEIGEPDAATPAHIVAAGHAAARVRNRYTQSAGIPALRTALADRLHTRYGLVADPELVVISQGAVQGLATVFAALLRPGDEVLVPDPAWPNYEMQALLYGAAAVHYPLRPANGFVPDLAELAALITPRTRILVVNSPSNPTGVVFPAEIIAALVDLAVAHGVTVVSDEVYDEIVFDGTHTNAAALAAEHVVSVFSFSKTYAMTGSRIGYVVGPAWLMPTVARLQEPLLSCVTAASQAEALAALEGPQEFVAETLAAYRSRRDLVVGLLADAGIAVTVPSGAFYLMVPLADGVDSRSAAIHLVHAGVATAPGTAFGDTASSHLRLSLASSREQLTLGVGRLADWYRRTGGGREMS, translated from the coding sequence GTGACTGTCACCATGGCGGGAACCGTCAGCCCGGCGGCTGCGTCCGTCCCGGGTTCCGGGATCCGCGAGATCGTCAACCTCGCCCTCAGTCTGCCCGACGTGGTCAGGCTGGAGATCGGCGAGCCCGACGCCGCGACCCCCGCGCACATCGTGGCGGCCGGCCATGCCGCCGCCCGGGTGCGCAACCGGTACACCCAGAGCGCCGGCATCCCCGCCCTCCGGACGGCACTGGCCGACCGGCTGCACACCCGGTACGGCCTGGTCGCGGATCCGGAGCTGGTCGTCATCAGCCAGGGTGCGGTCCAGGGACTGGCCACGGTGTTCGCCGCCCTGCTGCGGCCCGGCGACGAGGTGCTCGTCCCGGACCCGGCGTGGCCGAACTACGAGATGCAGGCCCTGCTCTACGGCGCGGCAGCCGTGCACTACCCGTTGCGCCCGGCAAACGGTTTCGTCCCCGACCTCGCCGAGCTGGCGGCACTGATCACCCCGCGGACCCGCATCCTGGTCGTCAACTCGCCGTCCAACCCCACCGGCGTCGTGTTCCCCGCCGAGATCATCGCCGCACTGGTGGATCTCGCGGTCGCGCACGGTGTCACCGTGGTCAGCGACGAGGTGTACGACGAGATCGTCTTCGACGGGACGCACACCAACGCGGCAGCGCTGGCCGCCGAGCACGTGGTCAGCGTCTTCAGCTTCTCCAAGACCTACGCGATGACCGGCTCGCGGATCGGCTACGTGGTCGGCCCGGCGTGGCTGATGCCCACCGTCGCCCGCCTCCAGGAGCCGCTGCTGTCCTGCGTCACCGCCGCTTCCCAGGCCGAGGCGTTGGCGGCGCTGGAGGGCCCCCAGGAATTCGTCGCCGAGACCCTCGCCGCCTACCGGTCCCGCCGCGACCTCGTCGTCGGGCTGCTCGCCGACGCCGGAATCGCCGTCACGGTACCGTCGGGCGCGTTCTACCTGATGGTCCCGCTGGCCGACGGGGTCGATTCCCGCTCGGCCGCCATCCATCTCGTGCACGCCGGGGTCGCCACCGCCCCCGGCACCGCGTTCGGCGACACCGCCTCGAGTCATCTCCGGCTGTCCCTCGCGAGCTCGCGGGAGCAGCTCACCCTCGGGGTCGGCAGGCTCGCCGACTGGTACCGGCGCACCGGCGGCGGACGGGAGATGTCATGA
- a CDS encoding NAD(P)/FAD-dependent oxidoreductase has protein sequence MNAPASRPAPNGTAVGSEADVVIIGGGVMGASIAYHLAEAGVRDIVVLEQGELAGGSSGKPIGGVRAQFSDPVNIALGARSLRAYQDFGRRPGADIKLDSVGYLFLLTEPAHVAAFETSVALQQEFGVPSRLISAREAQQLCPYVVPDGLLAAVYSPTDGHARPGLAVQGYAAAGTRAGVVFATGTRVTGLVTTGDRVTAVHTDRGDIRCRTVICAAGAWSAAVGAMAGVDLPVRPVRRQLAFTAPLTPPAPRIPFTIDFASTAYFHNSDDGLLLGIADPDQADGFDVTWTADWLDLFRAAVAHRAPALADLPISSGWAGLYEVTPDHNALIGRSTTVGNFLYATGFSGHGFLQAPAVGEVVRDLVLDRPPVIDVSALHADRFLSSTTIRPEAAVV, from the coding sequence ATGAATGCTCCTGCGTCACGTCCCGCGCCGAACGGAACGGCGGTCGGCTCCGAGGCGGACGTCGTGATCATCGGCGGCGGCGTGATGGGCGCGAGCATCGCCTACCACCTCGCCGAGGCCGGCGTCCGCGACATCGTCGTGCTGGAACAGGGCGAGCTCGCCGGCGGCAGCTCGGGTAAGCCCATCGGCGGCGTCCGGGCCCAGTTCTCCGACCCGGTCAACATCGCACTGGGCGCCCGCAGCCTGCGCGCCTACCAGGACTTCGGTCGGCGACCCGGCGCGGACATCAAGCTCGACAGTGTCGGCTACCTGTTCCTGCTCACCGAGCCGGCACACGTCGCCGCCTTCGAGACCAGCGTCGCCCTGCAGCAGGAGTTCGGCGTACCCAGTCGGCTCATCTCCGCGCGGGAGGCACAGCAGCTGTGTCCCTACGTCGTTCCGGACGGGCTGCTCGCCGCGGTCTACTCCCCCACCGACGGCCACGCCCGACCCGGGTTGGCCGTCCAGGGTTACGCCGCGGCCGGCACCCGTGCTGGCGTCGTCTTCGCGACCGGCACCCGCGTGACCGGCCTGGTGACGACCGGTGACCGGGTCACCGCGGTGCACACCGACCGGGGCGACATCCGCTGCCGCACCGTCATCTGCGCCGCCGGTGCGTGGTCGGCAGCGGTCGGCGCGATGGCCGGTGTCGACCTGCCGGTCCGCCCGGTCCGGCGGCAGCTCGCGTTCACCGCTCCGCTGACGCCGCCCGCTCCGCGGATCCCGTTCACCATCGATTTCGCCTCGACCGCCTACTTCCACAACAGTGACGACGGGCTGCTGCTCGGCATCGCCGACCCGGACCAGGCGGACGGCTTCGACGTCACGTGGACCGCGGACTGGCTGGACCTGTTCCGGGCCGCGGTCGCGCACCGGGCCCCCGCGTTGGCCGACCTCCCCATCAGCTCCGGCTGGGCCGGACTGTACGAGGTGACCCCCGACCACAACGCGCTGATCGGACGCTCGACCACCGTCGGGAACTTCCTCTACGCGACGGGCTTCTCCGGTCACGGCTTCCTGCAGGCGCCGGCCGTCGGCGAGGTCGTCCGTGACCTCGTGCTCGATCGCCCTCCGGTGATCGACGTCAGCGCGTTGCACGCCGACCGGTTCCTGTCGTCGACCACGATCAGACCGGAAGCCGCCGTCGTATGA
- a CDS encoding amino acid ABC transporter permease codes for MGTYDWGLVWDNHEALLNGLLTALRVSLVALVIATVGGLLLAMVRMGRRPFSWIAAIYINVFRGVPALVSVIWVYFGVSLLFGIRFSVFQAGVIALSLLYSAFMAEIFRSALSAVPPGHREAGQALGMRPTRVFFSVILPQATKVAMPNIGSMFIGMVKDTSTFTVIGLLEVVRVTQNLVSSTFQPFVLYTAAAGIYVLAAFVIDFLFRVVESSLASPPKGAFSRALRSRQRRRIEELIATTGQRRPVPIP; via the coding sequence ATGGGGACCTACGACTGGGGACTCGTCTGGGACAACCACGAGGCACTCCTGAACGGCCTGCTGACCGCGCTGCGGGTGTCGTTGGTGGCGCTCGTCATCGCGACCGTCGGCGGCCTGCTGCTGGCGATGGTGCGGATGGGTCGCCGACCCTTCTCCTGGATCGCCGCCATCTACATCAACGTCTTCCGCGGGGTGCCCGCGCTGGTCAGCGTCATCTGGGTGTACTTCGGTGTCTCGCTGCTGTTCGGCATCCGGTTCAGCGTCTTCCAGGCCGGTGTGATCGCGTTGTCACTGCTGTACAGCGCATTCATGGCCGAGATCTTCCGGTCCGCCCTGAGCGCCGTCCCACCCGGCCACCGGGAGGCCGGCCAGGCGCTGGGCATGCGGCCGACCAGGGTGTTCTTCTCCGTGATCCTGCCGCAGGCGACCAAGGTCGCCATGCCCAACATCGGCAGCATGTTCATCGGGATGGTCAAGGACACCTCGACCTTCACCGTCATCGGCCTGCTCGAAGTGGTCCGGGTGACGCAGAATCTGGTCAGCTCGACGTTCCAGCCGTTCGTCCTCTACACCGCGGCGGCCGGAATCTACGTTCTCGCCGCGTTCGTCATCGACTTCCTGTTCCGGGTGGTGGAGTCGTCGCTGGCGAGCCCCCCCAAGGGAGCCTTCTCCCGCGCCCTGCGTTCTCGTCAGCGCCGACGGATCGAAGAACTGATCGCCACCACCGGTCAGCGCCGTCCCGTCCCCATCCCGTAA
- a CDS encoding ABC transporter substrate-binding protein has protein sequence MFNLSSTAKRRFLTAAAAATALVLTACGGGSDAAGTTASTASTTPTSATSPAGTGAATGSSGSTSAPVDSAAFDLITPGTLTVGMNLQFRPEMYLDDAGNPAGYDVDLLNALATEMGLTLNIQNLDFTGLIPGLQSRQFDLVSVGLTATDERKQVVDFTRAYVPYTSVLAVAQGDTATPAIDTYNQGGQIITALQGSSGEQLATETFPNATVSGFADQSAALLEVATGRANGSVLEDYILAQFQKANPDQVKKADLPEPLALGYGSWAVQKGNSALVAALDGFLCDQQNDGGLAALYEKNFEVPAADFPTMPEGC, from the coding sequence GTGTTCAACCTGTCCAGCACCGCGAAACGCCGCTTTCTGACGGCCGCCGCCGCGGCCACCGCCCTCGTCCTCACCGCCTGTGGCGGCGGCTCCGACGCCGCCGGCACCACCGCGAGCACGGCTTCGACCACCCCGACGTCCGCAACCTCCCCGGCCGGAACGGGGGCAGCCACCGGATCGTCCGGGAGCACCTCCGCCCCGGTCGACAGCGCAGCGTTCGATCTCATCACCCCGGGCACCCTGACCGTGGGGATGAACCTGCAGTTCCGGCCGGAGATGTACCTCGACGATGCCGGCAACCCCGCGGGCTACGACGTCGACCTGCTCAACGCGTTGGCCACCGAGATGGGCCTCACACTGAACATCCAGAACCTCGACTTCACCGGCCTGATCCCCGGCCTGCAGAGCCGGCAGTTCGACCTGGTGTCGGTCGGTCTGACCGCCACCGACGAGCGCAAACAGGTCGTGGACTTCACCCGCGCGTACGTCCCGTACACCTCCGTGCTCGCCGTGGCCCAGGGCGACACCGCGACCCCGGCGATCGACACCTACAACCAGGGCGGCCAGATCATCACCGCGCTGCAGGGATCCTCCGGCGAGCAGCTCGCCACCGAGACCTTCCCGAACGCCACCGTCAGTGGCTTCGCCGACCAGAGTGCCGCACTGCTGGAGGTGGCCACCGGCCGGGCCAACGGCTCGGTGCTGGAGGACTACATCCTCGCGCAGTTCCAGAAGGCCAACCCCGACCAGGTGAAGAAGGCCGATCTCCCCGAGCCGCTGGCCCTGGGCTACGGCTCGTGGGCGGTCCAGAAGGGCAACTCCGCCCTGGTCGCCGCGCTCGACGGATTCCTGTGCGATCAGCAGAACGACGGCGGGCTCGCCGCGCTGTACGAGAAGAACTTCGAAGTGCCGGCCGCCGACTTCCCGACGATGCCCGAAGGCTGCTGA